AGCAGCCAAACATAAAGATTGTAAACCAACATGCAGCCATATTTGTATAGAACCCAAAATACAAACTTAACAAACCATACATAAAGGTACAAACCAAAGTTGACAAACCTAACATTGTCTTGAACAAACCATACATAAAGGTAGAAACCTAAGATTGTCTTGAACAAACCAAACATAAAGGTACAAACCAAACATTGTCTTGAACGAActtgacaaacaaacaaacatagtcTAAACTTAGAAACCATCCATCACTCATCAAGATTGTAAACTGGTGCACTTTGAGTGGCAGTGTGTGATTACTGTGAAGCAATGGATTGTTCAGCCCCTTGTCCTTTGTAGCTCCTGACATTGTGACCCATATTCCCACATTTACCACACTTGATGCTACTACCCTTTCTGGTCATTTTACCTCCTTTGTCGAACTCCTGCTCAAGCTCTTTTTCACCATAtgccttctttcttttcttccttggCCTTCCAACTTGTGTATGATGCTTTGGTGGGATGAGTGTTGTTGGACACTCTGAAGGAGTCCACATCTCCGGCCCGTTGATTGGCTCTATGACATTGTAATAAACTTTCTTCCATGTTGAGAGCCAATACACTTCATCCACCCACTCTTCAGGTATGCCAGCATCAATGCTATTCCTTGACATATCCCATATGGCTGCAACTGCATGTTTGTAAGGCATCTCTGTCAAATCTCACTTCCTGCATGCACAAGTTTTATTTTTAACATTCACAACACACTGTGATCTCGGACCTGTGACTTGATACTTGTCCGAATCAACCATTAAAACAGACATTTCAGCAGCCTGTTTCTTGATCTCATCGAAGACCTCAGTGGCATGAGGAGTGAGGGGCCCCATACACTTTGCTTGTAATTTCTTGACATTGACTATTCTCTTGGTCATGTACTCCCGAATGAATTCTAGGCATGTGATAATCGGCTTGTCCCTTGCTCCGACGATTTGTCTGTTAAAAACCTCACATATGTTGTTCAGCAACATATCACATTTAGCTCTTCCAGAAAAATATGCTCTTGACCAAGCGGTGAATTGGATCTCATTCAGCCAGTCATAAATAGCTCGTTCTGTTGTCTTAATTTCTTCCATAGCTTTGTTATAGTATGGAATAGATGTCTTCCTTCCGGCTGACCAAAGCAAATTCTTGTAAAGATCTCCGCGCCACTTGGATTTCATGTTCTCATGAATGTGCCTCAAACAAAATCTGTGCTCAGCATTAGGAAAAACAGCTAGCATAGCAGGAATCAGACCCTGTGATACAAAATGCAATTAATGACAATATTTTGCTACAAAAGTTTTTTGCAATGTTTTAATTAAGACAATATGACCTTAAGAAGTTATTACCTTTTGTCTGTCACTGATGAAGGTGAAACAAGAGTTAACCGTACACCCTAGGTCATCTCTCAACAGTTGCAAAAACCATTTCCAGGTTTGTGTTGTTTCTGCCTCAACAAGGGCATAACAAACTGGATATATGCTATTGTTCTCATCAATACCAACAACACTCAAGATCTGTCCAGGAAATGGACCTTTCATGAAACAACCATCCACACCCAGCAATGGTCTTCCAATCATCTTAAATCCTCTCATCATAGAGGCAAAACAAAAATAAACCCTCTGAAACTGCCTTGTAGGACTAGCTGAGTTCCCACATGGCTCCACATCAATTTTAATTGTACTACCTGGGTTGGCTTTTAGAAGTTCATCACAGTATGACCTTAGCAGACCATACTGTTCTTGGTAATCACCATAGATCTTCGTAGTTGCTATCCTTTTGGCT
This is a stretch of genomic DNA from Helianthus annuus cultivar XRQ/B chromosome 16, HanXRQr2.0-SUNRISE, whole genome shotgun sequence. It encodes these proteins:
- the LOC110919173 gene encoding uncharacterized protein LOC110919173, producing the protein MPYKHAVAAIWDMSRNSIDAGIPEEWVDEVYWLSTWKKVYYNVIEPINGPEMWTPSECPTTLIPPKHHTQVGRPRKKRKKAYGEKELEQEFDKGGKMTRKGSSIKCGKCGNMGHNVRSYKGQGAEQSIASQ